One window from the genome of Hyphomonas neptunium ATCC 15444 encodes:
- a CDS encoding OmpA family protein, with protein MSLDSSQSDQQKMVSVRRFRRADGAVMPFLPYGLIPVAGLAALLLFGWFVLAFTTIQGSARAASERALAEAGESWARVRASGQWITIEGTPPTPEAGERALAVVKTAATSTWLGKARPVTRVRAGFATTAPAQANSIKASTTSPPDPEFLFRLTAGTLSLNGNIPTQSLKTDLEDLAESRKSPDHLIDVINALNVTGGALPNGFEAVAQRGIDTLSECVSGTASFSDLTFNLRCQADDTKVESIRASANAGLPLGVFGTIEILPIQAVASCEEELSRLLEAARIEFAPGSVILNVASGPVLDLAARAASDCPGTLRVEGHTDDTGNPGYNDQLSLRRAEAVRAAMIERGVPPDRLVAAGYGQNNPVSSNETEDGRARNRRIEIRIIRPGE; from the coding sequence ATGTCGCTCGACTCCAGTCAGTCGGATCAACAAAAAATGGTGTCGGTACGGCGTTTTCGCCGCGCCGATGGCGCGGTCATGCCCTTCCTGCCCTACGGCCTCATCCCGGTTGCCGGCCTGGCCGCCCTGCTTCTGTTTGGCTGGTTTGTGCTCGCGTTCACCACCATTCAGGGCTCCGCCCGCGCCGCGTCCGAGCGTGCCTTGGCTGAAGCCGGTGAAAGCTGGGCCAGGGTCCGCGCGTCCGGCCAGTGGATCACGATTGAGGGCACGCCGCCCACACCAGAGGCAGGAGAACGCGCCCTCGCCGTTGTAAAGACGGCCGCAACGTCCACCTGGCTCGGCAAGGCCAGGCCTGTCACGCGCGTCAGGGCCGGTTTCGCCACAACAGCACCCGCGCAGGCCAACTCCATCAAGGCCAGCACCACCTCGCCCCCCGATCCGGAATTCCTGTTCCGTCTGACGGCTGGAACCCTGTCGCTCAATGGCAATATCCCCACACAATCCCTGAAAACAGATCTCGAGGATCTGGCCGAAAGCCGGAAATCTCCTGACCACCTGATTGATGTGATCAACGCACTCAACGTTACGGGCGGCGCATTGCCCAACGGGTTCGAAGCTGTCGCTCAGCGCGGCATAGACACGCTGTCAGAGTGCGTATCTGGCACTGCCAGCTTCAGCGATCTTACCTTCAATCTGCGCTGCCAGGCAGATGATACAAAGGTTGAAAGCATTCGCGCTTCCGCCAATGCAGGGTTGCCGCTCGGCGTGTTCGGCACCATAGAAATCCTGCCGATTCAAGCGGTAGCGAGTTGTGAAGAAGAACTCTCGCGCCTGCTCGAGGCGGCACGCATCGAATTCGCGCCCGGCAGCGTCATCCTCAACGTCGCCAGCGGCCCGGTCCTCGATCTCGCCGCGCGGGCCGCAAGTGATTGCCCCGGAACCCTTCGTGTTGAGGGGCACACGGACGACACCGGAAACCCCGGCTACAACGACCAGCTTAGCCTGCGCCGGGCCGAAGCCGTCCGCGCCGCGATGATTGAGCGCGGCGTTCCGCCCGACCGTCTCGTCGCTGCCGGATATGGCCAGAACAATCCGGTTAGCAGCAATGAAACCGAAGACGGGCGTGCCCGAAACCGCCGGATCGAAATCCGAATTATCAGGCCAGGCGAATGA
- a CDS encoding beta-ketoacyl synthase N-terminal-like domain-containing protein — protein sequence MSRFEPIAIVGEGCVLPGANSPDALWNIVDQKRVVTQRVTPAHLGLADRGANNPAWVSGLIDETPSDERARLDPVCRWPLTAVLDAWSGATTDHIAPERRAVILANLLYPSRAKATYAADIWRDGHTGRPLTDTLNSGFPAKHIADAIGATGPVLALDAACASSLYALEIACRKLAAGQIDIAAVAAVNAADNLILHIGFSALKALSPTGRSRPFIEGADGLVPSEGAAAVILKRLSDVKKGETVHGVIRGIGLSNDGRRKGLLAPDATGQSESMRRAYAQADIDPTTIQFLECHATGTSVGDSVEIAASSTVFGARRLPIGSLKANTGHLITVAGLASVLKLTAALRRETLPAMPLDGALLPTLNSNGLTPLSTPEPWTREDAPRRAAISNFGFGGNNAHLILEQHDPRTKYVTGARLKDIPPDDIVICGIGLLAGPDRGERAVLRRLMNAPLQSAPAAQTVSADPIRARTPPADLLRAEPQQLAIFETATMALEGITRPSPETCGVFTGTGCANDSARWLLRERIASEGISSPETLNAIAPPLVAADVLGAMANMTANRLTVSEDFRGRGFAISAEEASGLAALDAACDALRQGELDLAIVAAADFATETVTASHTPAPSADIAAALVLKRRKDAEAAGDPILGTVSAIDWGAPAATGESLTQSAYGNAPIAAPLFDLATRLALAARGVAPAADKSIAAPYLADPIPAFTAAAPTTATLPGIAATIAPATVRPSPDMLRPTPHLFWAAAASRAALAKKLTTGKTGGSDKHRIAVLAPGEETLLVQQKSAATALAANTAPEGEGIFYGAGAPDGELAFAFTGSAASYPRMGRGLLAAFPEVAAGLGSIPAAQAMTPLLAKASLTEFEQLCAVSLLTQAHTILLRDVLGLSPTAALGLSLGESNALFAFGYWKDMGGLLDDISGAAMYERHLGGDFETAKEAWGPNVPTDWSNWRLRAPIADVRKAVAAHPNVEITIIYSDIDSMIGGPADACRSVADSLGKGAGALMHQHLIVHASAMAPFAEKWRQLHTRPVSRIENGPRLYANAINAAYKPTKAKVADMLTRQAVTTVDFPATVRQAWEDGVRTFVEVGPRDSLTQSIRLTLKDKPHLAIATDEIESGDLAQIARLAATLFAAGHSIRIDTVAARLDAARAHPWAAPKPATVTRPAKYETPIVPARNQPPAPRGAVMSPAPTLPPPVYARMTPASPPTAPVAFPPPPKRQTATASTPPQSAVPPPSGVVSARQPLAKRAPTGKAWDRPAIEAASRGPMSAFFGDAFAEQDQYARNVRLPAPPLLLVDRVTGLDAAPLVDGKGVIWTETDLTGDHWMMQKGRIRPGPLIECGQADLTLIGWMGADLQNRDERVYRLLGCEITFHEGGLPEAGDTLKFQIEITQHATFGGVRMFFFQYDCETVGRRAFSVRQGQAGFFTDAELASGKGVAWDAASEAPPTADPAPINTARASRKPAFSADDVAAFRLGDAFACFGAGFELCAAHSFPAHLPGGKLAFFDEVSEFDPVGGPWKRGYLKARASAPKDAWFYEGHFHNDPCMPGTLMAEAAVQALEFYAAALGLTQERDGYVFEPVPGETAKFICRGQVIPDTDHEITYEVFIDEVIEGETPKVFAALLARSDGKKVFYCPRFGVQLRRQWAEPRVSPAPIRTGPEHESRGDYAALLDCANGAPSSAFGEMYQRFDTEGKVPRLPQPPYHMMSRVVAATDRPGVRRAGATISAEYDIPPDAWYFVDNRNGEMPFSVLSEIALQPCGWLASHCGFALDGGDRFRNLEGDGRVYRALGPRDGTICVDTTLSSFSKVGPMTIVAFDLKGRLKSGEPVIDLSTRFGFFPAQALVRQAGLGAGQLDKSWLELPGSDHDLTPRDPRLAAGQLRMLDRVDYFDPEGGKASLGLARARQVIDPYAWYFKAHFFGDPVQPGSLGLDAMVQLLTRASLLKGLAAENAHIETLAADMPVKWSYRGQVTPEKKQVTTVMEIIEVSGDTRRRIVTGRGSLWCDGLRIYEASPISVAFTSDG from the coding sequence ATGAGCCGGTTTGAACCCATCGCCATCGTCGGTGAAGGCTGTGTCCTGCCCGGCGCAAACTCGCCCGATGCCCTCTGGAATATCGTGGATCAGAAGCGCGTCGTCACGCAGCGTGTCACCCCGGCCCATCTTGGCCTCGCCGATCGCGGCGCAAACAATCCCGCCTGGGTGTCCGGCCTGATTGACGAGACACCTTCCGATGAGCGCGCCCGCCTCGACCCCGTCTGCCGCTGGCCCCTCACCGCCGTCCTCGACGCTTGGTCTGGCGCCACCACCGATCACATCGCCCCAGAACGCCGCGCCGTCATCCTCGCCAACCTTCTCTACCCCAGCCGCGCCAAAGCCACCTACGCCGCCGACATCTGGCGCGATGGCCACACGGGCCGTCCCCTCACAGACACCCTAAATTCCGGCTTCCCAGCCAAACACATCGCAGACGCCATCGGCGCCACCGGCCCCGTCCTAGCGCTCGACGCCGCCTGCGCCTCTTCGCTCTACGCCCTGGAAATCGCCTGCCGCAAACTCGCCGCCGGCCAGATCGACATTGCCGCCGTCGCCGCCGTCAACGCCGCCGACAATCTCATCCTCCATATCGGCTTCAGCGCCCTCAAAGCCTTGAGCCCCACCGGCCGCTCGCGCCCCTTCATCGAAGGCGCAGACGGCCTCGTGCCCTCCGAAGGCGCCGCCGCCGTAATCCTCAAACGCCTCAGCGATGTGAAGAAAGGCGAGACCGTTCACGGCGTCATCCGCGGCATCGGCCTCTCCAATGACGGCCGCCGCAAAGGCCTCCTCGCGCCCGACGCCACCGGCCAGTCAGAATCCATGCGCCGCGCCTATGCCCAGGCTGACATTGATCCGACCACGATCCAATTCCTGGAATGCCACGCCACGGGAACCTCCGTCGGCGACAGCGTCGAGATCGCCGCCTCCAGCACCGTCTTCGGCGCCCGTCGCCTCCCCATCGGCTCCCTGAAAGCCAATACTGGCCACCTGATCACCGTCGCAGGCCTCGCCAGCGTCCTGAAGCTCACCGCCGCCCTGCGCCGCGAAACCCTCCCAGCCATGCCCCTCGACGGCGCCCTCCTTCCCACGCTCAACAGCAACGGTCTCACCCCTCTCTCCACCCCCGAACCCTGGACACGCGAAGACGCCCCCCGCCGCGCCGCGATCAGCAATTTCGGCTTCGGCGGCAACAACGCCCACCTCATCCTGGAACAACACGATCCCCGCACAAAATACGTCACCGGCGCCCGCCTGAAAGATATCCCCCCTGACGATATCGTCATCTGCGGCATCGGCCTCCTTGCCGGGCCGGATCGGGGTGAACGCGCCGTCCTCCGCCGCCTGATGAACGCCCCGCTCCAGAGCGCGCCCGCCGCCCAGACCGTCAGCGCCGACCCCATCCGCGCCCGCACGCCCCCCGCCGATCTCCTCCGCGCCGAGCCCCAACAACTCGCCATCTTCGAGACCGCCACTATGGCCCTCGAAGGCATCACGCGCCCATCGCCCGAAACCTGCGGCGTCTTCACCGGCACAGGCTGCGCCAATGACAGCGCCCGCTGGCTCCTCCGGGAACGGATCGCCTCTGAAGGCATTTCTTCGCCAGAAACCCTCAACGCCATCGCCCCGCCGCTCGTCGCCGCCGACGTCCTCGGCGCCATGGCCAACATGACCGCTAACCGCCTCACTGTTTCCGAAGATTTCCGCGGCAGGGGCTTTGCCATCTCCGCCGAGGAAGCCTCCGGCCTCGCTGCCCTCGACGCCGCCTGCGACGCCCTGCGCCAGGGCGAGCTGGACCTCGCCATCGTCGCCGCCGCAGACTTCGCCACTGAAACGGTCACCGCCTCGCATACCCCCGCGCCGTCCGCCGACATAGCCGCCGCCCTCGTCCTCAAACGCCGCAAGGATGCAGAAGCCGCCGGCGATCCCATCCTCGGCACCGTCAGCGCCATCGACTGGGGCGCCCCCGCTGCAACCGGCGAGAGCCTGACGCAATCCGCCTACGGCAATGCTCCCATCGCCGCCCCTCTCTTCGATCTTGCCACGCGCCTCGCTCTCGCGGCGCGCGGCGTCGCCCCTGCAGCAGACAAGTCCATTGCCGCCCCTTACCTCGCAGACCCCATTCCCGCCTTCACCGCCGCCGCGCCCACCACCGCAACCTTGCCCGGCATCGCAGCGACCATCGCGCCTGCGACCGTCCGTCCGTCACCGGACATGCTCCGCCCTACGCCCCATCTCTTCTGGGCCGCCGCCGCCAGCCGCGCCGCCCTCGCCAAAAAACTGACCACTGGAAAGACGGGCGGCAGCGACAAGCATCGCATCGCCGTTCTCGCGCCGGGCGAAGAAACCCTCCTTGTACAGCAAAAATCCGCCGCCACCGCGCTCGCCGCAAACACCGCCCCAGAGGGCGAAGGCATCTTCTATGGCGCCGGCGCTCCAGATGGCGAACTCGCCTTCGCCTTCACAGGCTCCGCCGCCTCCTACCCCCGCATGGGCCGAGGCCTCCTCGCCGCCTTCCCAGAAGTCGCCGCCGGTCTCGGCAGCATCCCCGCCGCGCAGGCCATGACGCCCCTGCTGGCCAAAGCGAGCCTCACAGAATTCGAACAACTCTGCGCCGTCAGCCTGCTGACACAGGCCCACACCATCCTCCTGCGCGACGTGCTCGGCCTCTCGCCCACCGCCGCCCTCGGCCTCTCGCTCGGCGAAAGCAACGCCCTCTTCGCCTTCGGTTACTGGAAGGATATGGGCGGGCTGCTGGACGATATTTCGGGCGCCGCTATGTATGAGCGCCATCTCGGCGGAGACTTCGAAACCGCCAAGGAAGCCTGGGGCCCGAACGTCCCCACAGACTGGTCAAACTGGCGCCTGCGCGCGCCCATCGCAGATGTCCGCAAGGCCGTGGCCGCCCATCCCAATGTCGAAATCACCATCATCTATTCGGACATTGACTCGATGATTGGCGGGCCAGCGGATGCCTGCCGCTCCGTCGCTGACTCCTTGGGCAAGGGCGCTGGCGCGCTGATGCACCAGCACCTGATCGTCCATGCCAGCGCCATGGCGCCCTTCGCGGAAAAATGGCGGCAGCTCCACACCCGCCCGGTTTCCCGCATCGAAAACGGCCCTCGCCTTTACGCCAATGCCATCAACGCCGCCTACAAGCCCACCAAGGCCAAAGTCGCCGACATGCTCACCCGGCAGGCCGTCACTACCGTCGATTTCCCTGCCACCGTTCGTCAGGCTTGGGAAGATGGTGTACGGACCTTCGTAGAGGTCGGACCCCGCGACTCCCTTACCCAGAGCATCCGCCTCACCCTGAAGGACAAACCCCACCTCGCCATCGCCACAGACGAGATCGAAAGCGGAGACCTCGCCCAGATTGCCCGTCTCGCCGCTACGCTCTTTGCCGCTGGCCACTCCATCCGTATAGACACGGTCGCCGCCCGGCTTGATGCCGCGCGCGCGCACCCCTGGGCCGCGCCCAAACCCGCCACCGTCACCCGCCCGGCAAAATACGAAACCCCCATTGTACCCGCGCGCAACCAGCCGCCCGCGCCGCGCGGCGCCGTCATGTCCCCCGCCCCGACACTGCCCCCGCCTGTCTACGCGCGCATGACGCCCGCCTCTCCGCCCACAGCGCCGGTCGCTTTCCCGCCTCCGCCGAAGCGTCAGACAGCAACAGCCTCTACCCCACCTCAAAGCGCCGTTCCCCCTCCCTCCGGCGTCGTCTCCGCTCGCCAACCGCTCGCCAAGCGCGCCCCCACGGGCAAAGCCTGGGATCGCCCCGCCATCGAGGCTGCCTCGCGCGGCCCCATGTCCGCCTTCTTCGGAGACGCTTTCGCCGAACAGGACCAATACGCCCGAAATGTCCGCCTCCCTGCCCCGCCGCTTCTGCTGGTAGACCGCGTCACGGGCCTCGACGCTGCCCCGCTGGTCGATGGAAAAGGCGTCATCTGGACCGAGACCGACCTCACCGGAGATCACTGGATGATGCAGAAAGGCCGCATCCGCCCTGGCCCGCTGATCGAATGCGGTCAGGCAGATCTCACCCTCATCGGCTGGATGGGCGCAGACCTGCAAAACAGGGATGAGCGGGTCTACCGCCTCCTCGGCTGCGAAATCACCTTCCATGAAGGCGGCCTGCCGGAGGCCGGCGACACGCTGAAATTCCAGATAGAGATCACCCAGCACGCCACGTTCGGCGGCGTGCGCATGTTCTTCTTCCAGTATGACTGCGAGACCGTCGGCCGCCGCGCCTTCTCCGTCCGCCAAGGGCAGGCAGGCTTTTTCACGGATGCCGAACTCGCCTCGGGCAAAGGCGTCGCCTGGGACGCCGCTAGCGAAGCGCCGCCCACGGCAGACCCCGCCCCCATCAACACCGCCCGCGCCAGCCGCAAACCAGCCTTCTCTGCCGATGATGTCGCCGCCTTCCGCCTGGGCGACGCCTTCGCCTGTTTCGGCGCAGGCTTTGAGCTTTGCGCCGCGCATTCCTTCCCCGCCCACCTTCCCGGCGGCAAGCTTGCTTTCTTCGACGAGGTCTCCGAGTTTGACCCCGTCGGCGGCCCGTGGAAACGCGGCTATCTCAAAGCCCGTGCTAGCGCGCCGAAGGACGCCTGGTTCTACGAAGGCCACTTCCACAACGATCCCTGTATGCCCGGCACATTAATGGCCGAAGCCGCCGTGCAGGCGCTGGAATTTTACGCCGCCGCCCTTGGCCTGACACAGGAACGCGACGGCTATGTCTTCGAGCCCGTTCCCGGCGAAACCGCCAAATTCATCTGCCGCGGTCAGGTCATTCCGGATACGGATCACGAGATCACCTACGAAGTCTTCATCGACGAAGTGATCGAGGGCGAAACGCCGAAAGTCTTCGCCGCCCTTCTGGCGCGCAGTGATGGCAAGAAGGTTTTCTACTGCCCCCGCTTCGGCGTTCAGCTCCGCCGCCAGTGGGCAGAGCCGCGCGTCTCGCCTGCCCCCATCCGCACCGGCCCGGAACACGAAAGCCGGGGCGATTATGCCGCCCTTCTGGACTGCGCCAATGGCGCGCCCTCCTCCGCCTTCGGAGAAATGTACCAGCGCTTCGACACCGAAGGCAAAGTCCCCCGCTTGCCCCAGCCGCCCTATCACATGATGTCCCGCGTGGTGGCCGCCACAGACCGTCCCGGCGTGCGCCGCGCCGGCGCCACCATCTCGGCCGAATACGACATCCCGCCCGACGCCTGGTATTTCGTAGACAACCGGAACGGCGAGATGCCCTTCTCGGTCCTCTCTGAAATCGCGCTCCAACCCTGTGGCTGGCTCGCCAGCCATTGCGGCTTTGCGCTGGATGGCGGCGACCGCTTCCGCAACCTCGAAGGTGATGGCCGCGTCTACCGAGCCCTTGGTCCGCGCGACGGCACGATCTGCGTCGACACCACGCTCTCCTCCTTCTCCAAGGTCGGCCCGATGACCATCGTGGCATTCGATCTGAAAGGACGCCTCAAATCCGGCGAGCCGGTCATCGACCTCTCGACCCGCTTTGGCTTCTTCCCCGCCCAGGCCCTTGTCCGCCAGGCTGGTCTTGGCGCGGGTCAGTTGGACAAGTCTTGGCTAGAACTTCCGGGCAGCGACCACGACCTAACCCCCCGCGATCCCCGCCTCGCCGCCGGCCAGCTCCGCATGCTCGACCGCGTGGACTATTTCGACCCCGAAGGCGGCAAAGCCAGCCTCGGCCTCGCCCGCGCCAGACAGGTCATCGACCCCTACGCCTGGTATTTCAAAGCCCACTTCTTCGGCGATCCTGTCCAGCCTGGCTCCCTCGGCCTTGATGCCATGGTCCAGCTCCTCACCCGCGCCAGCCTCCTCAAAGGCCTCGCGGCGGAAAACGCCCATATCGAAACCCTCGCCGCCGACATGCCGGTGAAGTGGTCCTATCGCGGCCAGGTCACGCCGGAGAAGAAGCAGGTCACCACCGTTATGGAGATCATCGAAGTATCCGGAGACACCCGCCGCCGCATCGTGACCGGCCGGGGCTCGCTCTGGTGCGATGGTCTGCGCATCTATGAGGCCAGCCCCATCTCCGTCGCCTTTACTTCAGACGGGTAA